The following proteins come from a genomic window of Chitinispirillales bacterium ANBcel5:
- a CDS encoding GNAT family N-acetyltransferase → MGDSTKDILIRSVTIDDLAPIFHLGEKVFTSQDYSNLYRTWDEYEVTALFNSEAEYMLVAQSQENVVGFAMGTVIKKARSAWSYGHLLWLGVDPQCGRSGVGGKLFERFKEIMAEAGVRMLIIDTQADNKPAINFFSRLGFENPTDHVYMTLNLTSDD, encoded by the coding sequence ATGGGTGATTCAACAAAAGACATACTAATTCGTTCTGTTACTATCGACGATTTGGCCCCCATTTTTCATTTGGGTGAAAAGGTTTTCACATCACAGGATTATTCAAACCTCTACAGAACCTGGGATGAATATGAAGTTACAGCCCTGTTTAACAGCGAAGCCGAATATATGCTTGTTGCTCAATCTCAGGAAAATGTGGTAGGGTTTGCCATGGGTACTGTCATAAAAAAGGCACGCTCTGCCTGGAGCTACGGACATCTTCTGTGGTTGGGCGTTGATCCCCAATGCGGCCGCAGCGGTGTTGGGGGTAAGTTATTTGAACGGTTTAAGGAAATTATGGCTGAAGCTGGTGTCCGGATGCTAATCATAGACACTCAGGCCGATAACAAACCTGCAATCAACTTTTTTAGCCGTCTGGGTTTTGAAAACCCAACCGATCATGTTTATATGACCCTCAATCTTACCAGCGATGACTAA
- a CDS encoding M20/M25/M40 family metallo-hydrolase, translated as MYQHGISIQQKRLMDLFRDMVNIYSPSGKEEDLTTFLWEYIASKGLAIKKQPVDESRCNLLISSGRATPDTLFLGHIDTIAAPDIENFEYNERGGVCFGLGSADMKGGCAALIEAFLTAAMGNFLPDNVMLALVVGEEENGDGTSVLLDEYSFKRALVAEPTDLTPCLDHYGYIEMNLRTFGERRHAALSDHQFNAIRAMLRFLLNLEEYVESSKPHAALNIRDLHSSESGFAVPDSCAVSIDFHIPPDYSTRSYMDSLLPFIESRMNQSDASRHELEFPTLSNGFRVGEDESLSVQLKDIYNGSGLKWNPGAFKSHSDANLLFECDCKPIILGPGQLAKAHTIDESVTAAQVIDAAEIFTRLLFHQSSS; from the coding sequence ATGTACCAGCATGGAATATCAATACAACAAAAACGCCTGATGGATCTATTTCGGGATATGGTAAACATTTACAGCCCTTCGGGAAAAGAGGAAGACTTAACAACCTTTCTGTGGGAGTATATAGCTTCTAAAGGGCTGGCGATAAAAAAACAACCAGTGGATGAGAGCAGATGTAACTTATTGATCTCTTCGGGCAGAGCAACTCCAGACACGCTGTTTCTTGGCCATATAGACACAATAGCAGCTCCCGACATTGAAAACTTTGAATACAATGAACGTGGAGGGGTTTGTTTTGGTCTGGGAAGTGCAGATATGAAAGGTGGATGCGCAGCGCTTATAGAGGCGTTTCTTACTGCCGCGATGGGTAATTTTTTGCCCGATAATGTTATGCTTGCTTTGGTTGTAGGGGAAGAGGAAAACGGTGATGGAACAAGTGTGCTGCTGGATGAGTACAGTTTTAAAAGAGCACTTGTGGCTGAGCCTACAGATTTAACCCCCTGTCTGGACCATTACGGTTACATTGAAATGAATTTGCGCACATTTGGGGAACGACGCCATGCTGCTCTTTCAGATCACCAATTCAATGCTATACGGGCAATGCTCCGTTTTCTGTTAAACCTTGAAGAATATGTTGAAAGTAGTAAACCTCACGCAGCTTTAAATATTCGGGACCTTCACAGCTCAGAATCAGGTTTTGCTGTTCCGGACAGCTGTGCGGTAAGCATCGATTTTCATATTCCACCTGACTATAGTACCAGATCATACATGGATTCACTTCTGCCTTTTATAGAATCCAGAATGAATCAGAGCGACGCTTCCCGCCATGAGCTGGAGTTCCCTACTTTAAGTAATGGTTTTAGGGTAGGTGAAGACGAATCACTTTCTGTTCAGTTGAAAGATATTTACAACGGATCGGGGCTAAAATGGAATCCCGGTGCTTTTAAAAGTCATTCTGATGCTAATTTACTTTTTGAATGTGACTGCAAACCTATTATCCTTGGCCCTGGACAACTTGCAAAGGCTCACACTATCGATGAATCGGTTACTGCTGCACAGGTAATAGACGCAGCAGAAATATTTACCCGTCTGCTCTTTCACCAAAGCAGCTCTTAA